Genomic segment of Kingella negevensis:
GTAAATTTATTTTCAGGCAGCCTGAAAATCATCACGCAACGCCCAATGATTAACCGCACCATGCCCATGCCCGATGTTAATCGGATTGCTGATTGCACGGCTAATCCCTTGTTTCGCCAACTGAATAGCGGATAACGCGTCCGTGCCTTTCGCCAATTCCGCCGCAATACAAGCCGAAAACGTGCAACCTGTGCCGTGCGTGTGGCGCGTGTCAAAACGCGGCGATTCCAACACCAAATTTTCATCACGCGCAAACACCCAGTCACGACACATCGCGCTTGCAGAATTGCCCAAATGTCCGCCCTTAATCACCACCGTTTCCGCGCCCAAATCTTGTAAAATCCGCGCCGCCCGTTCCGCGTCCGTGTCCGATTGCACTGCCACGCCTGTCAGCATTTCCGTTTCGGGCAAATTGGGCGTAACCACTTTGGCGCGTGGCAACAATTCACGTTTCAACGCATTTAAAGCACTTTCCTGCAACAACGGCGCACCGCCTTTCGCCACCATCACAGGGTCAAGCACCAAAGCACCAAAATCGTATTTTTGAATCGAATTTGCCACACATTCAATCACTTCCGCCGTGCCAAGCATACCGATTTTATACGCCCGAATATCAAAATCCGCGCCAATCGCGTCAATCTGCGCCGAAATCATTTCCAACGGCAAAACGTGAATACCATGAACGCCCAAGGTATTTTGCGCCGTAACCGCCGTCAAAACGCTTGTACCAAACGCGCCACGCATTTGAAAGGTTTTCAAATCGGCTTGAATACCTGCACCGCCACCGCTATCCGAGCCAGCAATCGTTAAAACTTGAGAAATCATCATTTTCCCTTTCAACATAAAAGCCGTAGGGTAGGGGCTTGCACCCACCCTACGCAAAAATTGTTGTGTACAGAATTTAAAAATAAAGTTTTTCAGGCTGCCTGAACGTGGCGTATCGCCGCCACCCCCACTCTTTCGCGCCGTGAAACTCAACCATTTATGTCAAAAAATCCAAATCTACATTTGCGAACTGCGCCACCTGTTCCTCGTTGATTGCTGCCAACGAATCCAACAACCGCACCGCAAAAGTCCCCGTTTGTGAATCCGCCAAACCTTGTGCTGCCAATTCCCCAGCCACCGCGTAAACCATACACGCTTCGCAGGCTGCCTGAAACGCCAACTCACGCGGCGCAACCGCCACAAACGCCCCCACCACCGCACTCAACAAACACCCCGAAGCCGTCACTTTCGGAAACAACGCCACGCCATTACTTAACCGCGCCACCTGTTTGCCGTCCGACACAAAATCCTGTTCGCCACTCAATACCGCCACGCAGGAAAATTTCTGCGCCACCGTTTTCGCGATGTCCGCCAAATTGCCTGAACCTTTGCCAGCGTCCACGCCTTTCGCTTGCCAGTCCACGCCAGCCAAATACGCCAATTCGCCAGCGTTGCCCCGAATCGCGGTAAACGAAATGTCATTTACCAATTTCGCCACCGTGTTGCGCCGCAACTGGCTTGCGCCCACCGCCACAGGGTCAAGCACCACAGGCACATTCGCCCGATTGGCTGCCACGCCAGCCACCAACATTGCCGCCACTTTTTCATCGGACGGCGTACCCAAATTCAACACCACCGCGCTGCTGATTGC
This window contains:
- the thiD gene encoding bifunctional hydroxymethylpyrimidine kinase/phosphomethylpyrimidine kinase, translated to MLKGKMMISQVLTIAGSDSGGGAGIQADLKTFQMRGAFGTSVLTAVTAQNTLGVHGIHVLPLEMISAQIDAIGADFDIRAYKIGMLGTAEVIECVANSIQKYDFGALVLDPVMVAKGGAPLLQESALNALKRELLPRAKVVTPNLPETEMLTGVAVQSDTDAERAARILQDLGAETVVIKGGHLGNSASAMCRDWVFARDENLVLESPRFDTRHTHGTGCTFSACIAAELAKGTDALSAIQLAKQGISRAISNPINIGHGHGAVNHWALRDDFQAA
- the thiM gene encoding hydroxyethylthiazole kinase, with protein sequence MQTFQAQFLNVVRERNPLIHNITNLVSANFTANGLLAIGASPMMAESPDEMAELAAISSAVVLNLGTPSDEKVAAMLVAGVAANRANVPVVLDPVAVGASQLRRNTVAKLVNDISFTAIRGNAGELAYLAGVDWQAKGVDAGKGSGNLADIAKTVAQKFSCVAVLSGEQDFVSDGKQVARLSNGVALFPKVTASGCLLSAVVGAFVAVAPRELAFQAACEACMVYAVAGELAAQGLADSQTGTFAVRLLDSLAAINEEQVAQFANVDLDFLT